In Zonotrichia albicollis isolate bZonAlb1 chromosome 3, bZonAlb1.hap1, whole genome shotgun sequence, a single window of DNA contains:
- the ZBTB24 gene encoding zinc finger and BTB domain-containing protein 24 isoform X1, whose protein sequence is MAKPTDPSEKLIIHSKAHKDTILANFEEQRKKDFLCDITLIVENVQFRAHKALLAASSEYFSMMFVNEDEIGQSVYMLEGMVADTFGVLLEFIYTGCLCASEKSTEQILATAQLLKVTDLVWACTDYLESRSPGSALPAPAESAASVVTSDRKNDDPPKRKRGRPRKIKIVQEEEEEESGANSAEDGQLRENNSVQNEQNYMKKDTEVEETVANEQASVGKDGEESEPACGSEAAVDLSAEKDENYDPKSEGIQSTQSRYSKRRIRRSIKLKDYKLLGDEDEKGLAKRADGKRKRVGSEARCKDCGKVFKYSHFLAIHQRSHTGERPFKCSECGKGFSQKHSLQVHERMHTGERPYTCTICSKALTTKHSLLEHMSLHSGQKAFTCDQCGKYFSQKRQLKSHYRLHTGRSLPECNQCRRKFMDAAQLKKHLRTHTGEKPFTCEICGKSFTAKSSLQTHIRIHRGEKPYSCDICGKSFSDSSAKRRHCILHTGKKPFACPECSLQFARLDNLKSHLKIHSKEKQFQEGSAAPSANAHPEEVRNILQLQQYQLATSGGQEIQLLVTDAVHNINFMPSHNQGISIVTAENAPSMTTEQAANLALLAQPPQQLQNLLLSAPQEQAEQIQSINMIANQIEAAQPEQMHVITLSKEALEHLHAHQGQNEQIHLPGSSHPAQHVQLAQESSQQSRSNHDTVPSHQVSEEQNQSVLVSESHQQPLSVNESSPEHPIQGQAF, encoded by the exons ATGGCAAAACCAACTGATCCTTCTGAGAAACTGATCATCCACTCCAAAGCTCACAAAGATACCATTCTAGCTAATTTTGaggaacaaagaaaaaaggattttctttGTGACATTACTCTGATAGTGGAGAATGTGCAATTTAGAGCCCATAAAGCTTTGCTGGCTGCCAGCAGTGAATACTTCTCAATGATGTTTGTAAATGAGGATGAAATAGGGCAGTCAGTTTATATGTTGGAGGGAATGGTGGCAGACACCTTTGGAGTTCTGCTAGAATTTATTTACACTGGTTGCCTCTGTGccagtgagaaaagcacagaaCAAATCCTGGCTactgctcagctgctgaaagTAACTGACTTGGTCTGGGCCTGTACAGACTACCTGGAAAGccgcagcccaggcagtgcattgccagctccagctgaaaGTGCAGCCTCTGTTGTTACAAGTGACAGGAAAAATGATGATCCACCAAAGCGAAAACGGGGGCGGCCAAGGAAGATCAAGATTGTccaagaggaagaagaagaagaatcaGGAGCAAATTCTGCCGAAGACGGGCAGCTGAGAGAGAACAACTCTGTGCAAAATGAGCAAAATTATATGAAAAAAGACACTGAAGTAGAAGAAACAGTTGCCAATGAACAGGCTTCAGTGGGGAAAGATGGAGAAGAAAGTGAACCTGCTTGTGGCTCAGAAGCTGCTGTTGATCTGTCAGCTGAGAAAGATGAAAACTACGATCCCAAATCGGAAGGAATACAGAGCACTCAGAGCCGTTACAGCAAACGTAGAATAAGGAGATCAATCAAACTAAAAGATTACAAACTTCttggggatgaggatgagaaAGGACTGGCAAAGAGAGCTGATGGAAAAAGAAAGCGTGTGGGTTCTGAAGCTCGCTGTAAAGACTGTGGCAAAGTATTTAAGTACAGTCATTTCTTGGCTATTCACCAGCGGAGCCATACAG GGGAACGCCCTTTTAAATGCAGTGAGTGTGGCAAAGGCTTTTCCCAGAAGCATTCTCTTCAAGTGCATGAGCGGATGCATACCGGGGAACGGCCGTACACGTGCACCATTTGCAGTaaggctctgacaacaaagcatTCTCTTCTGGAGCACATGAGCCTACATTCAG GGCAGAAGGCTTTTACCTGTGATCAGTGTGGGAAATACTTCAGCCAAAAGAGACAGCTCAAGAGCCACTATCGACTACACACAG GCCGTTCACTGCCGGAATGTAACCAGTGTCGTCGCAAATTCATGGATGCAGCTCAGCTAAAGAAACATCTAAGAACACACACAG GTGAGAAGCCCTTCACTTGTGAGATTTGTGGCAAATCATTTACAGCTAAAAGTTCACTTCAGACTCACATTAGAATTCACAG AGGAGAAAAGCCATATTCTTGTGATATATGTGGAAAATCCTTCTCTGATTCCAGTGCTAAGAGAAGACATTGTATCTTACACACAGGCAAAAAGCCTTTTGCCTGCCCAGAATGTAGTTTGCAGTTTGCTCGTCTGGACAACCTGAAGTCTCATTTGAAAATTCACAGCAAGGAAAAGCAGTTCCAGGAAGGCAGCGCCGCCCCGAGCGCCAACGCTCATCCAGAAGAAGTGCGAAACattctccagctgcagcagtacCAACTTGCCACCTCGGGAGGGCAGGAAATTCAGCTGCTGGTTACGGATGCAGTACACAACATCAACTTCATGCCCAGCCACAATCAAGGCATCAGCATTGTGACTGCAGAAAATGCCCCCAGCATGACCACAGAGCAGGCTGCCAACCTCGCGCTCCTTGCGCAGCCGCCGCAGCAGCTGCAAAACTTGTTGCTTTCAGCTCCACAGGAGCAAGCAGAACAAATTCAAAGTATCAATATGATTGCAAACCAAATAGAGGCTGCCCAGCCTGAGCAAATGCATGTCATCACTCTTTCCAAGGAAGCGCTAGAACATCTCCATGCTCATCAAGGACAAAATGAACAAATCCACTTGCCGGGATCTTCACATCCAGCTCAGCACGTGCAGCTGGCTCAGGAATCAAGTCAGCAGTCTCGCTCTAACCATGACACGGTTCCTTCCCATCAAGTCAGTGAGGAACAGAATCAAAGTGTACTTGTTTCTGAATCCCATCAGCAGCCTCTGTCAGTGAATGAGTCATCTCCTGAGCATCCTATCCAGGGACAGGCTTTCTGA
- the ZBTB24 gene encoding zinc finger and BTB domain-containing protein 24 isoform X2 — protein sequence MAKPTDPSEKLIIHSKAHKDTILANFEEQRKKDFLCDITLIVENVQFRAHKALLAASSEYFSMMFVNEDEIGQSVYMLEGMVADTFGVLLEFIYTGCLCASEKSTEQILATAQLLKVTDLVWACTDYLESRSPGSALPAPAESAASVVTSDRKNDDPPKRKRGRPRKIKIVQEEEEEESGANSAEDGQLRENNSVQNEQNYMKKDTEVEETVANEQASVGKDGEESEPACGSEAAVDLSAEKDENYDPKSEGIQSTQSRYSKRRIRRSIKLKDYKLLGDEDEKGLAKRADGKRKRVGSEARCKDCGKVFKYSHFLAIHQRSHTGERPFKCSECGKGFSQKHSLQVHERMHTGERPYTCTICSKALTTKHSLLEHMSLHSGQKAFTCDQCGKYFSQKRQLKSHYRLHTGKCFNKDH from the exons ATGGCAAAACCAACTGATCCTTCTGAGAAACTGATCATCCACTCCAAAGCTCACAAAGATACCATTCTAGCTAATTTTGaggaacaaagaaaaaaggattttctttGTGACATTACTCTGATAGTGGAGAATGTGCAATTTAGAGCCCATAAAGCTTTGCTGGCTGCCAGCAGTGAATACTTCTCAATGATGTTTGTAAATGAGGATGAAATAGGGCAGTCAGTTTATATGTTGGAGGGAATGGTGGCAGACACCTTTGGAGTTCTGCTAGAATTTATTTACACTGGTTGCCTCTGTGccagtgagaaaagcacagaaCAAATCCTGGCTactgctcagctgctgaaagTAACTGACTTGGTCTGGGCCTGTACAGACTACCTGGAAAGccgcagcccaggcagtgcattgccagctccagctgaaaGTGCAGCCTCTGTTGTTACAAGTGACAGGAAAAATGATGATCCACCAAAGCGAAAACGGGGGCGGCCAAGGAAGATCAAGATTGTccaagaggaagaagaagaagaatcaGGAGCAAATTCTGCCGAAGACGGGCAGCTGAGAGAGAACAACTCTGTGCAAAATGAGCAAAATTATATGAAAAAAGACACTGAAGTAGAAGAAACAGTTGCCAATGAACAGGCTTCAGTGGGGAAAGATGGAGAAGAAAGTGAACCTGCTTGTGGCTCAGAAGCTGCTGTTGATCTGTCAGCTGAGAAAGATGAAAACTACGATCCCAAATCGGAAGGAATACAGAGCACTCAGAGCCGTTACAGCAAACGTAGAATAAGGAGATCAATCAAACTAAAAGATTACAAACTTCttggggatgaggatgagaaAGGACTGGCAAAGAGAGCTGATGGAAAAAGAAAGCGTGTGGGTTCTGAAGCTCGCTGTAAAGACTGTGGCAAAGTATTTAAGTACAGTCATTTCTTGGCTATTCACCAGCGGAGCCATACAG GGGAACGCCCTTTTAAATGCAGTGAGTGTGGCAAAGGCTTTTCCCAGAAGCATTCTCTTCAAGTGCATGAGCGGATGCATACCGGGGAACGGCCGTACACGTGCACCATTTGCAGTaaggctctgacaacaaagcatTCTCTTCTGGAGCACATGAGCCTACATTCAG GGCAGAAGGCTTTTACCTGTGATCAGTGTGGGAAATACTTCAGCCAAAAGAGACAGCTCAAGAGCCACTATCGACTACACACAG GAAAGTGCTTTAACAAAGATCACTGA
- the CD164 gene encoding sialomucin core protein 24, with protein sequence MGRTLRTFTFPLAVLSVACCLCGLAAIATAADEPTVPPPTNVTTANATVAPTSNVTVTPTNATTASSNATTASSNATTASSNATTTSSATTPHTPIANVTNATTHAPPPKTTVTSATTTTTAAGSNTTVTTVAPVPVPRKSTFDAASFIGGIVLVLGLQAVIFFLYKFCRSKDRNYHTL encoded by the exons ATGGGCCGGACACTTAGGACATTTACGTTCCCGCTCGCCGTCCTTTCCGTGGCGTGCTGCCTCTGCGGGCTGGCCGCGATCGCAACGGCGGCGGACG aaCCCACAGTCCCTCCTCCTACCAACGTCACTACGGCCAATGCCACTGTAGCACCTACTTCCAATGTCACTGTAACACCCACCAATGCCACCACCGCGTCTTCCAATGCCACCACAGCATCTTCCAACGCGACCACGGCGTCTTCCAATGCTACCACAACCAGTTCTGCCACCACACCTCATACTCCTATAG CCAACGTCACCAATGCAACTACTCATGCTCCTCCTCCTAAAACTACCGTGACTTCAGCCACCACGACAACCACTGCTGCAG GTTCAAATACTACTGTTACTACTGTGGCTCCTGTACCCGTTCCACGCAAATCCACGTTTGATGCTGCGAGTTTCATAGGTGGGATTGTCCTTGTTCTGGGTCTGCAGgctgttattttctttctgtacaAATTCTGCAGATCTAAAGACCGAAATTACCACACGCTTTAG